The Tursiops truncatus isolate mTurTru1 chromosome 20, mTurTru1.mat.Y, whole genome shotgun sequence DNA window ttGAGTGACAGCAGGAGAGGGTGAAATAAACAGGTGGCTCAGTCTCACAGCACTTACTGCGTCCCACAAACACGCTTCTGTAAGGATCAGTTTCTCCAATGCTCCAACCACCTATGTGCTGTGCGATTacatccccattctacagatggggacactgaggcacagaaaggtacTCGCCCAAGGCCACAGAGGTCATAGGCAATGAGCTGGCATTGGAGCCCAGGCATTTGGTACtggagtctgtttttttttttctcttttggccatgccacgatgcttgcaggatcttagctccccgaccagggatgcaGCCTGGGCCGCGGCAGTGAAAGAGTTGAGCCTGTGTTTCTGAACCTCAGCTGTCTCTATTCGCAGCTCTGTCCCAGCCAGTAGTATGAGGTGACCCTCATACTTCTCCAGGGGCAGACAGCTGGCACACCCCTCACACCCTGATGTTGCGTCTAGGTCCCCTGGCcggggtggagggtgggtgggaagcaCAGACCCCACTTGGGCACAGCCTGAGGACGTCAGGAGCTGCGGCGGTGGGGGGTTTTGGAGCAGGCAGGTCTGGTATTAGCCCTCCCAGACCTGCCACCACAGGGGCCCCTGACCCTCTAGCCTAGGGTGTCAAGGTAAACgtaaatccaaaaagaaaaaatttccctggtgcaaaaagggaaagaaatgctTCTTTGAGCAGCATTTCCTTTAGAAAGCTGATCATCATAAATTACTCCTCTGTCCCTCTGAGAGGTGTGTAAAGCTTTTTAAAGGCCAGCGAAGGCTCTCAGCAGTTTTACAATCCAGGAACGTTTTCTTCCGGGGCTGGGAGCCATCTCTGAAATGGTAGCATCAGGGAGACTGTCCCCCATCTCCCTGGCACTTAGGGAGCCCTGATGGCCACACAATTAGCAGGTGGATTTAGGATGAACCAGTGTGACAAATGGTGCTGCCGAGTCCTCTTGCTGGCGGACAGGAATCGCTCATCTTGAGGACGGGTACGGAATGCGGTGCCTCTATCTGCCTGGCTGTGTAGGATGAGCTCTGTCTCTACAATCCCCTTAGCAGACAGCCTGCGATGTGCATGGCAGTCTGGTTTAATGCTTATCTGGTAACAaaactgtttcattcttttctaccTCTGTGGCGGGGAGTCACTGGGTCCGCAGGAGGTTTTCTCTTCAAttattcccccctccccacaaggGCAGTGCCCTTGCCCCGGGAGACCAGGTTACCGTGGGCGGAGGGGAGCCTCTTCCAATGAGCGGCACATTCTCGTAGCGTGGGTTCCCACCGAAGAGCAGAGCTTGGTTCCTGCAGGGCCGAAAGGAGCGGGGAGTGCTCAGGCTGGGGAGGCCGGGTGGGGGGTGTCTGCTCAGATTTCTACAGGAGGGTCCCGGAGGCGTGCAGATGGGAGATGGAAAAGGACCACGGATAGACGGGAGGGAGTGAGGGCAGGAAgacagggaggcctggggaggagcAGATGGGGTGATGGCGCCGGGAGCAGTGTGGCCTGGAGAAATGCAGCTTCTTGGGCCTTCAACCTGCCCTGCAAGCTTGAGGCAAAAGACCTGACGCCTGCAGGGGCTCTTCCTCCAGCACTAGATGCTCCCCGGGGGCCTTCCCACCTGGCATCCTGGCGCTGGCCTCGGATGCCTCCTCCCCACCCGGCTCTCTGGACCCAAACGTGCTGCCCGCAGATCCAGCCCGATGTGTCGGGGGAGGTACCGGGGAGGCCCTGGGAGCCCTGCCGTACATGTACTCCGAGACGGGGGCATTGGAGATAGTCTGGGCCGGGGGCTGCAGGCTGGTCTGGCTGCCCAGGCCGCTGCTGTAGCTGCAGAAGCTGCGAAGCTGCCCGCGAGGGGGGTTGTGGGCAGCGATGCGCCGGGCCTGGGGGTTGAAGGGGTCATCGTCGATGTCGTCGTAGTCTCTGTCCCTAGAATGACACGTAGGATATGGCCAGCTGTGAGGGGCGAGGGAGGCTCCAGGCAGTGCGGCCCCGGCCCGCTTCCCTATCTTTCCTCCCAGGACTCTCCCTCTGGCCACAGGTGCTTCCTTGAGGTTCTTTGATATCACTCTGCTCCATTCCCAACTGCACatccacctcctccaggcagtccACCATGCTGACCACAGGCACACGGACCCTCCCTACCCTGCTTCCTTTTCTGATCTACTCTGAAGACACTGAAATACCATCTTGTCTCTGTCTATCTCCTCAATGAGACTATAGGTGCCCTGGTGCTACAATATGTCCTTCTGGTATTCTGAGGCACCCCTCCCAGCAGCAGCATCACACCACAAAGTCCTGCAGAGGAAGAGGGGATAAGCAAAGGATGCCAGGCTGTGGCATGACGTTGTCACCATTCTTGGCCCTGCTCCTGCCCTGGCCCCCTCCAACCTCCTTTTGGGGTTCTGTCTGGACTTTCAGGGACGCTTGGGCAGAAATCCAGCCAGCCTGTTGGGGCTGAATGCCTGGTCCCCCTGCTGCCCTTCTCCATCTCAGGTTATCAGCTCTCGGTTCAGTCACAGAGCTGAgcctcctgcctcctcccccaggaagccgCCCAGGCAGCccacctggtggcacagtgcttccAGGCCCCTGGCCCCATGCAGATCATGGTAGAGAAGGTGAGGGCAgccaggagggagaagaggccgAGGTACAGCAGGCCCTCGAGGCCGTCGTAGCAGATGCCAGTGAGGGCGTCCAGGTAGTCCTGGCAGAGGAAGAGGGACACACAGTTGGAGGGGGAGTGGGACACAGCCTGGGGTTTGAGCTGGTCTCTGAaagcccctctcccccagcctggaCTCGGgatctctgcccctcccccatcccaagcACCTTGAACAGTCCACGCTCGGGACCACGACACGATGGGGCGTCTCGGGTTCTCTCTACAAGCCTTTgctgaatacctactgtgtgctgggctctGAACAGGGCAGATGAGCTTGCAGGGTGGGGGAGCCAGGGGACAGGGGGCATTCAATCTGAGGCCAGGACGGCAAGGAGTGGAGTGTGCCTTGAGCAGCTGAGGCAGAGCAGACAAGCTCGGTGTGttcaggaaagaggaagaaggccAGCAGGGGACAGGTGAGAGGGCACCAGGTCATGCTGGGCCTCGCCGGACAGGCGAGGAGTTTGAATTTTACACAAGGTGATGGGAAGACACGGGCAGGTTTGGGGATGGAAGGGATGTGATccgattcattttttttttttttttttttttttttttgcggtacgcaggcctctcactgttgtggcctctcccgttgtggagcacaggctccggacgcgcaggctcagcggccatggctcacgggcccagccgctccgcggcatgtgggatcttcccggaccggggcacgaacctgtgtcccctgcatcggcaggcggactctcaaccactgcgccaccagggaagcccaatcctattcatttttaaaagaccgCTCTGGCTGCCTGGCTGCCATATATGAAAGGTAAGGAGACAGGAGAAAGTGGGGACCGGCTAGGAGGTCATGGTTGTCACCCAGGGGAGCGGGATGGTGCTCGGACCAAGGCGGGAgctgtggagggagagagaagtggaCGGAGCAGGATATATTTGAGAGTATAGCTGTGAGGACTTGCTGAGGGATTGGAtgtggaaggggaggaagggtACTGGGGCGACTCCCATGTTCTcagctctgaagtcagactgctGGGGTCGGAAACCCAAGCACTTGCATTGATAGCTCTGGGATCTTCAGTAAGCTACTTTttagatatacatatagatagttaggtaggtagatagatacatctgtctatctacctatctatgtcTATCCATCcacatacatagacacacacacacattgcttATCTATAAAATTTCCCATAAAATAACATGTATCTCACAGTAAAACTGTGAGGACTCAATGACATGTTGGATATAAACTGCACAGAACAAGGCTGAACACAGAACCAAGGACTCAGTAAACCGCAGCTGTGAACATTATTACGAATATTTGCTCGAATTCCACATGGGATGTGAAACATCGACACGCACTGGCTTTCTGCTCTGGGGGAGAGAGGGCCTCACATACTCCCAGTGTGTTCCCTGCACGATTGTCCGATATTCCAAACTCCTAGAGATGACCCTGGCAATGAGAATGGGATGTCCACTTGCAATTCAGGAATTGGTCAGGTAGACCAGATGGCTGGGAGTCTGGGCAATGGGGAACAGCCACCCTCATATAGCTCAGGGCCCCCCAGCGTTCTAGAGGTAAACGGATCCAACTCTCCTACCTGCACCCCCGGGTACCTTTCACTGAGGCTCCCCGGCTCAGCTACTGGAGAGAATCCAGAAACCAGGCACCTCTTCCACCCCATTCCCTGGCCTGAAGGGAGCCCAGGTAATCACTCTCCCAGCCTCTGCAGCCTTGTCTCTGGGAAGATGTGGCCTGCTggggtgcccccccccccgccttccACCCGCGCCCCCAGGGCCACCCCGGCACCTTGTGCAGCCCCCGGCAATCCAACATGGCCATCAGCTGGTGGAGGCTGGACTCAGATGAATTCAACAGGAGCTGGATTCTGAGCAGATCTttctgaagcaggaagaaagaaagagacaaacatgcagacagacagagaggcagagaatgAGCGCTGGGAGGAGGGCTTGTGGATAAAACCGCAAACCGCAGCTTGTGCAGAGAAGCCTTTAAAGCCAAAGGAAGCGGCTAGGCTGCCGGGAGGGAACACTTTCTTTCCACAGCCCGGTCTCCGAAGCCCGGCCCTGTGGGAGGTGGTCGGCCACCTTACCTCTGCTGTGGGGAAGAGCGGGACAGCAAACTGCAGCAGTCCCGTCACCTGGATGTGCATGGTGGTCAGCGAGCGCTGGAAGATGGTCAGTGCCTGGGCCAGGAGAGACCGAGGTCCCGCATGAGCTTCGATTCCCAGGAGACCCCCGCAGCTGCCTGAGTCCCCTCCCCCGTGTGCAGCTGCAGTGGCTTCCCTGATCATGGCCCTTCCTGCTTACAGGAGGTCTTCCCCTCAGCCCTCAGGCTTCTTGAGAGCTGCCCCATTCTCTTGCTTCCTGCTACTCTAAATGTCCTGCTGGGACAGCCTTGCCGGGGGTGgggcttgtgagaaatgcagaatcttgggccccAACCCAGACCTACTGCACAGCCTCTGCATGGTAACCAGCATCCAGGGTGGTGGATGGGCGTGCACGCTGACCGAGAGCACTGTCCCCTGCAGAGGACCCCAAAGAACACCCAGCCACTGCCACCCTATTGGTCAGTGCTGGGGCTTGGGGACAAGGCGGAGCGAGGTGACCACcaagggggctgggggcagcgtgagggctgggctgggcgggcCGTACCTGCTGGAAGGGGCTGCTTGCACTCTGACTGCAATACAGGTAGTAACGGGTCACCTCTGCAAGGCAAAGACACTGGGTCAGGCAGGAGCTCACACGTGACCAGGTGCTCATTCACCCTCAGCGGCCAAGCCAGTACCCAAGCTCCCAAAGGAGGTAACTTCGAAGAAATGACCCAGTGGTCCAGCTGGACCTGAAGTACAGGGGTGGGGAGGCGATGGGTGACTACCGTACTGAAAGGGGTAAGTAGAGGCACAGCCTGGCTGACCACGGGCCTGGACTGAGCATCCTGAGTGGCTCTGACCACAGAGGCCCGAGAGCTTGTTACCTGTGCGGAGCTGGCCCTCCGTGATGTTGAGGATGAAGGCGTCGGGAGCCGCGCAGAAGTCGCCGGTGCCCTGAGCCGGGGAGAGACGGGAGGGGTGGAGGAAAGTCACACACCGGGGCCCTGGGAGGAACCGGGTGCCCTTGGCCCCAGGCACGGGGACCCCGCAGCTCAGACCCAGGTGGGCAAAAACAGTCAACAGCCATCCTCCCTGCGctcgaatcctggctctgcccctgcccagctctgTAACTTTACAGACAAATGCCTTACCCCGTGTCTCAGCGGCCTCCTCAGTCACATGGAGAGAAAAACGCTATTCACCTAATGAATTAATCTACATAAAGTACTCAGAAAAGTGGCCAACAGCAGGCACTACGATCCGTTAACTCTTATTTCCAAATGCCTCTTCTGGGATGGACCTGGGTCAAGGGTAAGCTGCGGGACGTGTCTTGGAGAGTTATTTGCACCATGACCTCGTTCGctcatctctgttttattttttgtcttgcaGTTACCAAGTCCATCCCCGCTCTGGGGCTGTCCATCTATGAAGCCTCCCTCAGAATCTCTTTCTAAAGAACTACATTGGTGCTGAATCCATCTTTGAGCTTTTGGGTGCGGGTCCTGTCATGATGAGATGGGGGACCAGGAAGCGCACGGGCTGAGAGGACACGGGTTCCGGGCTCTGCCACTGCTGCGTTGGGGGACTGGGACACCGCAGCGCAGCCTGGCTAGGTGACCACCAAGGGCCCACAGGGCTGAGTGCAAGCACGTCTGGGCCCTGGAAGAGGCAGCAGCGAGGATGCCATCCTCTGAGCCAGGCCCTCCCCAGATCTGGCCTGGGGGGTGCAGTGGGACACTGGGTAGAGGGGGACTTCCACATTTCAGAGCAGCCAGGGGAAGCTCTGGTCCTCTGGCCTGTTCCAAGGGGCACCCCTGCTCCAGTGCATGCTCTCCAAGCCGGGGACTCCTCTCCATGGCCCTTTCCTGCCAGTGCCCTGTCCTCCTTCAGGAAGGGCTGCCTCAGGGGGCAATGCTGGagcatcactcattcattcaccgaattgacaaatatttattgagcacctaccaggTGCCACACGATGTTCTAGGCATGAGACAGTGGCAAGCTGTACCACGGCACTTATGGTCTAGAAAGTGTGTGTCTGGGTGGGAATGGGGAATAAAACGCCCCTCCAGATACAGAGCTTCCACAGAGCCACATCTGtacacacgcacatatacacGCTCACACAACCACGTGCCTCAGGACCCTGGGAGAACCGTTTTATACTCAAATCACTAGGGTCCATCATCAGACTGGTTTATTAATATAAGTCAGAGCTGCCGCACCAGCGGGCCCAGGGTGCACCCTCACCCTCGTTAAGGAGTGGCAGAGAGAGGGGAGCCAGAGCCAGGCAGGGCCATGGAGAGGCCTTGGGAAACATGATGAGCGAGGCCGCCATCTTCGTCTGGGTCACCCCCAACAAATTTGGGATCCAAAGAAGGACAGGAGGCCACTGGCAGAGGCTCCACCAGGGATGTGCCCCTCACCCCCCCTCCTCAGGCCAGGTCTGCTCTTCAGACCCTCAGTGAGGATTCAACCTTCCTATCGGTGAAGACAAGGGCCGTAtgtgcgtgtgcacacgtgtgcttTCTTCATGCAacggggatggggatggggggcgggggagggtgcGCTGAGCACAGCTGGAGTCACCCTGTGACCCTCCTAGACAGGTAGTAAATGTGCAGGAAACCAATGGACCCTTACTATGTGCCTCCCAGGGGTCAACCAACCCATCTCTTCCCGACAACAACCCTTCCAGGCGACTGctgttctccccattttacacaagAGGAGACAAGGAGAGGGAGGTCTGGGGAACTTCAGTTATGTCCCCGGGGCCCcctgctggggaggggggaggggatgaGGACCCAGCCAGGGGGGTTCCAGCGGCCAGGCTCCTTGGGCTTGGAGTATATAATTGTAATATTTACCTATTATTTGCTTTTGTATTTGTTCAAAGTATGggctatttttataaaattctttggaAGTTTTTCCTTTATTGATTGGAAGCAGATTATTTTTTGCACTATTAAAATAAGCTtattatatgaaatattaaaaaaaaaaaccctcactggGTCAGGGTCCAGTGAGGTGGGCCCGCCGTCCCTCCGTGGCCGATTCTCAGGGAGACCTCCGCTCAGTCAGTGGTGCTCTGCGGCCGAAGCACCTGGGtgaccctttcctccttcctctcccggGAATCcacttctcccccttccttctccttgggcgctctctctcctctctgcccctcatCCTTCACCTCTGCCTTACACTCCTGACTGCACAGGGGGTGGTCGGGCAGATAAGGCTCAGCTACCcggctcccagctccctccccatcACATTCTTACGGGCAACAGCTCCACTCCTGCCTCACGGAGGCcctttggtggggggggggggggacggggaAGGCAGGGGGTGAGGCCACCCCTGCAGCAGGAAGGCAGTGTTGGAGCTCTGGTCCCAcagatctcaaaaacaaaaacaccccccacccccgaaaaacaggctcagagagcagGGGCAGTGGCCACACAAAAGCTCCCCACAATAGCCTTTGAGGGCCTGGCTCCTTCACCCCCAACTTCCTATTAAAATGCAGCAGGATCCATAGCCCCATCAAAGGCCCATTCActccctcaccctctctctctctcacacacaaggGCCTGACTAATCGAATTAGGGAAATGGCCTTTCTCTCCAGCTCCCTGGCATCCCGGGGCCCTCAGCTGGGAGCTGAAGTCCCCGCTGGGAAGGAGCTGTCTCCCAAAAGGCAGCCCGTGGTGGCCAGCTGGAGGCCATCGCTGCTTTGAGAAGGCAGATGGGGGAAGGGCCCACCATATGCAAGCTTCCCTGCGCCCACTCTTGTCCCTGGAGGAGAGGCTGTCACCAGGCAGTCGTGCGTGGGGCTCTGGCCAGCAGCCGCTCCCCCCAGACCATGTACAGCCCACCCAGCTCCAGATGAAGGCAGGATGCGCTTGAGTATGGCCTGCGCTCTCCTCCTCTGCTCTTCCCTGTATCTGGAGGGGCCTCAGCCCCGGGGATGTAGGTTCCGCCTGTCCAGTGTTCCCTCCTGCCCAAAGCCATGGGCAGAGGGGAGACAAAACAGGAGatgcccacctcctccccctgcTGGACAAGCTTTGCCCAAAGCTACTCTGAGCCAAGCTGCACCAGGGTCTACTCATTTTGGGGGCATCATGGATGCAAAGTGGTCAAGGCCAGAGCCACCAGCCAGCCCCCAAGTCACTGGGCCAGGCACGTATTTGGGTAGAGGGGTTCCAGTGagcccttttcttttctccccaggTTGAAAGGGCAGAACGGATGCAGGTCATGGGGCTACTTTGTGGCCCTTAAGTCAGCTAGGGGTTCCCTGAAATCCCTTGGTACATCCTGCCCCctgtgccccccccccacacactgtGCACCACCATGTATCGATTCACATGGGATTGCAATgatctgcctacaggtctttctTCTGCGGGCTGTGACTTGGTCAAGAGCAAACATCACGTCCTCCTGTTTCTGCATCTCCAGGCACCTGCACCATCGAGTGCCACACAGCCAAGCATCAGCTGAACGAACGAACGAACGAATGACTGACACGCACACAGCTTCTCTCGAGCATTAGGTCTATTAAAGACCAAACATACCTGCACAGGAAGCTTCCCCCCTTACACTCCTGACccaccttgtgtgtgtgtgtgtgtgtgtgtgtgtgcacgcttggttttgtttttttcacatctcAAGGCACCACACCAGGAAACATACACCACTGCGTTTTAGGCGGTGTGTGCGAGTCCAAGGGCAAGGGGACGGGAAGCAGGTGAAACGCCACCTTCCACGCTCCTGACACCGGGGAAGCCGGCCCAGGAGTGTGCTTCTGAAGCTGGAGGGCTCCTCCAGCCTGAGGTTCAAACCCCGCCCACACCCACCAGACCTGGTTAGTTCTTTATACCCAGAGAGAAGGCACCTGGTCATCTGTGCCCGTCCTCACAAGCCGTGGCTGGGAATGGGCCAGCGGGGTGGGAAAGGGATCAGGCTCCACGGGTCTTATCTTGGCTCTGCCCCGAAATGCCTCGTGACCCTGGGCAAGCCCCTTCCTTTCCCTGGGCCCGTGTCCCCATctgaagggggaggggctggcacaGATGAGCCCGGCCCCTTTAGTCCTGAGACTCTGCGATTCTATTGGGGACTGAGACTGGCAGCTGGCCCTACCCTGGGAACGCTGGACAGACGGTCCACCTGGTCAGACCACCCAGCACCCCCAGGCCACCCAACTCACCACCGCCGCAGCAGTGTCAGCAGCCAGGGACGTCCAGCTGAGAAGCAGGGCCACCACCCCACAGCACAGCACCCTAGGAGAGAGGCAGCTGCTGGTGGGATCCAGGCCGAGGCCGGCAGGCGGGGGACCCCGTGATGGCTGTCACCCCGCCAACCTTCAACGCCCTCCCTCTCGGCTACGATCTTGTCCCCCCGACCCCCAGACTCTTGCAGTGGCCCTGAGGGcagcctcagcccctgccctgaCATCGCCCCGCTGATCGCTGGCGGAGGGATATGGACCGATGCCTGGGGTACAGGTCCCTGAGCCGAAGAGACACGGCAGTGAGGGCGCAAGCTGAGGAAGTGAGTGTCTCTAGCGCCTCAGCTGCTCAACAGTCaggcccaggagggaggggacacgTGAACAAAGTCTGGTGTGGCTTGGTGTCCAGATGGTGAGCCAGTGGCTGCTGCCCCCAcatcctcccagccctgccaggccCTCATCTCTCTGCTGGTGGCACTGTCACCCCACACCCTTGGCCAGCTCCTGTCCCAGGCCCAGAGGCGGGGCTACTCACGAGGCCAGGAGGCACCTGGAGCTCTTGGCCAGTCCCAGGCAGGCGAGGAGGCAAAGGACCAGGTCCAGGACGAAGAGCAGGAggtaggagagccacctgagcaGACCGGAAGGGATGGTCAGGGGAGCAGGGCAGAACTGCCCACCTGGGGTCCACCAGGGAGGCCTGGACCACTGCCCCAGGCCCGCTGGACCCTTCGTGATCAAACAGCCCACAGCCAGTGGCTAAGCAAACTAGACCAGGGGGCGCCCCTGCCCC harbors:
- the TTYH2 gene encoding protein tweety homolog 2 isoform X4 — encoded protein: MLAARVEYIAPWWVVWLHSVPHVGLRLQPVDSTFRPRDESYQESLLFLGLVAAIGLGLNLVFLAAYLVCVCCSLQSSAVQTKHRHPCCITWTAVAAGLVCCAAVGVGFYGNSEANDGVYQLIYSLDNANHTFSGIDVLVSGTTQKMKVDLEQHLARLSEIFATRGDYLQTLKFMQQMAGNIIVQLAGVPVWTEVTEELTELVNQTGYVEYYRWLSYLLLFVLDLVLCLLACLGLAKSSRCLLASVLCCGVVALLLSWTSLAADTAAAVGTGDFCAAPDAFILNITEGQLRTEVTRYYLYCSQSASSPFQQALTIFQRSLTTMHIQVTGLLQFAVPLFPTAEKDLLRIQLLLNSSESSLHQLMAMLDCRGLHKDYLDALTGICYDGLEGLLYLGLFSLLAALTFSTMICMGPGAWKHCATRDRDYDDIDDDPFNPQARRIAAHNPPRGQLRSFCSYSSGLGSQTSLQPPAQTISNAPVSEYMNQALLFGGNPRYENVPLIGRGSPPPTYSPSMRATYLSVADEHLRHYGNEFPA
- the TTYH2 gene encoding protein tweety homolog 2 isoform X2 — protein: MIPALCLEQLRAPIRQCLVRTCIQSLLFLGLVAAIGLGLNLVFLAAYLVCVCCSLQSSAVQTKHRHPCCITWTAVAAGLVCCAAVGVGFYGNSEANDGVYQLIYSLDNANHTFSGIDVLVSGTTQKMKVDLEQHLARLSEIFATRGDYLQTLKFMQQMAGNIIVQLAGVPVWTEVTEELTELVNQTGYVEYYRWLSYLLLFVLDLVLCLLACLGLAKSSRCLLASVLCCGVVALLLSWTSLAADTAAAVGTGDFCAAPDAFILNITEGQLRTEVTRYYLYCSQSASSPFQQALTIFQRSLTTMHIQVTGLLQFAVPLFPTAEKDLLRIQLLLNSSESSLHQLMAMLDCRGLHKDYLDALTGICYDGLEGLLYLGLFSLLAALTFSTMICMGPGAWKHCATRDRDYDDIDDDPFNPQARRIAAHNPPRGQLRSFCSYSSGLGSQTSLQPPAQTISNAPVSEYMNQALLFGGNPRYENVPLIGRGSPPPTAPYPGPDGQK
- the TTYH2 gene encoding protein tweety homolog 2 isoform X1, producing the protein MIPALCLEQLRAPIRQCLVRTCIQSLLFLGLVAAIGLGLNLVFLAAYLVCVCCSLQSSAVQTKHRHPCCITWTAVAAGLVCCAAVGVGFYGNSEANDGVYQLIYSLDNANHTFSGIDVLVSGTTQKMKVDLEQHLARLSEIFATRGDYLQTLKFMQQMAGNIIVQLAGVPVWTEVTEELTELVNQTGYVEYYRWLSYLLLFVLDLVLCLLACLGLAKSSRCLLASVLCCGVVALLLSWTSLAADTAAAVGTGDFCAAPDAFILNITEGQLRTEVTRYYLYCSQSASSPFQQALTIFQRSLTTMHIQVTGLLQFAVPLFPTAEKDLLRIQLLLNSSESSLHQLMAMLDCRGLHKDYLDALTGICYDGLEGLLYLGLFSLLAALTFSTMICMGPGAWKHCATRDRDYDDIDDDPFNPQARRIAAHNPPRGQLRSFCSYSSGLGSQTSLQPPAQTISNAPVSEYMNQALLFGGNPRYENVPLIGRGSPPPTYSPSMRATYLSVADEHLRHYGNEFPA
- the TTYH2 gene encoding protein tweety homolog 2 isoform X3 — its product is MIPALCLEQLRAPIRQCLVRTCIQSLLFLGLVAAIGLGLNLVFLAAYLVCVCCSLQSSAVQTKHRHPCCITWTAVAAGLVCCAAVGVGFYGNSEANDGVYQLIYSLDNANHTFSGIDVLVSGTTQKMKVDLEQHLARLSEIFATRGDYLQTLKFMQQMAGNIIVQLAGVPVWTEVTEELTELVNQTGYVEYYRWLSYLLLFVLDLVLCLLACLGLAKSSRCLLASVLCCGVVALLLSWTSLAADTAAAVGTGDFCAAPDAFILNITEGQLRTEVTRYYLYCSQSASSPFQQALTIFQRSLTTMHIQVTGLLQFAVPLFPTAEKDLLRIQLLLNSSESSLHQLMAMLDCRGLHKDYLDALTGICYDGLEGLLYLGLFSLLAALTFSTMICMGPGAWKHCATRDRDYDDIDDDPFNPQARRIAAHNPPRGQLRSFCSYSSGLGSQTSLQPPAQTISNAPVSEYMNQALLFGGNPRYENVPLIGRGSPPPTAVC
- the TTYH2 gene encoding protein tweety homolog 2 isoform X6; this translates as MKVDLEQHLARLSEIFATRGDYLQTLKFMQQMAGNIIVQLAGVPVWTEVTEELTELVNQTGYVEYYRWLSYLLLFVLDLVLCLLACLGLAKSSRCLLASVLCCGVVALLLSWTSLAADTAAAVGTGDFCAAPDAFILNITEGQLRTEVTRYYLYCSQSASSPFQQALTIFQRSLTTMHIQVTGLLQFAVPLFPTAEKDLLRIQLLLNSSESSLHQLMAMLDCRGLHKDYLDALTGICYDGLEGLLYLGLFSLLAALTFSTMICMGPGAWKHCATRDRDYDDIDDDPFNPQARRIAAHNPPRGQLRSFCSYSSGLGSQTSLQPPAQTISNAPVSEYMNQALLFGGNPRYENVPLIGRGSPPPTYSPSMRATYLSVADEHLRHYGNEFPA
- the TTYH2 gene encoding protein tweety homolog 2 isoform X5 yields the protein MIPALCLEQLRAPIRQCLVRTCIQSLLFLGLVAAIGLGLNLVFLAAYLVCVCCSLQSSAVQTKHRHPCCITWTAVAAGLVCCAAVGVGFYGNSEANDGVYQLIYSLDNANHTFSGIDVLVSGTTQKMKVDLEQHLARLSEIFATRGDYLQTLKFMQQMAGNIIVQLAGVPVWTEVTEELTELVNQTGYVEYYRAPATSARLPTPSSSTSRRASSAQALTIFQRSLTTMHIQVTGLLQFAVPLFPTAEKDLLRIQLLLNSSESSLHQLMAMLDCRGLHKDYLDALTGICYDGLEGLLYLGLFSLLAALTFSTMICMGPGAWKHCATRDRDYDDIDDDPFNPQARRIAAHNPPRGQLRSFCSYSSGLGSQTSLQPPAQTISNAPVSEYMNQALLFGGNPRYENVPLIGRGSPPPTYSPSMRATYLSVADEHLRHYGNEFPA